In the Armatimonadota bacterium genome, one interval contains:
- a CDS encoding septum formation initiator family protein: protein MLPTERRQVRAQALPLVRGALILSLQRLDLLGVSAVVPERRIDLPGAEVFKDLEGSLRVLPAGLVDGDDLPHVKAGPFDAGAAVPRSTGERDAGMAAGPQRLFHRSKQDPGRNPGGASESRDGATCRSRPFVAADVMAHAEARRPILPPGSPRRVIPRWAGPLVATGVLLAVAVAFGGAYWDGFKVRRDLGVMVQERDTLRKQIAQLREEIRLLNTPEYIERMAREQLGLIRPGEIAVILVRPTPGPTPAPR, encoded by the coding sequence GTGCTGCCCACGGAGCGGCGTCAGGTGCGGGCACAGGCGCTCCCACTCGTCCGGGGAGCGCTCATTCTCAGCCTTCAGCGCCTCGATCTCCTCGGGGTAAGCGCGGTAGTACCGGAGAGGCGCATCGACCTGCCGGGGGCTGAGGTGTTCAAGGATCTGGAGGGTTCGCTGCGTGTCCTCCCCGCAGGCCTTGTGGATGGCGACGACCTCCCACACGTCAAGGCCGGTCCCTTCGATGCGGGCGCGGCGGTCCCCCGGAGCACCGGCGAACGCGATGCCGGCATGGCGGCGGGTCCGCAGCGCCTCTTCCACCGGTCGAAGCAGGACCCCGGCAGGAATCCGGGCGGCGCCAGCGAATCGCGGGATGGGGCAACCTGCCGGAGTCGTCCCTTCGTCGCAGCAGACGTCATGGCACACGCAGAAGCGCGCCGTCCTATCCTGCCCCCGGGCTCTCCCCGCCGCGTAATCCCGCGCTGGGCCGGACCGCTCGTGGCCACCGGCGTGCTGCTGGCGGTGGCGGTCGCGTTCGGCGGGGCTTACTGGGACGGGTTCAAGGTGCGGCGCGACTTGGGGGTCATGGTCCAGGAGCGGGACACGCTAAGGAAGCAGATCGCGCAGCTCCGCGAGGAGATTCGACTGCTGAACACGCCGGAGTACATAGAGCGGATGGCCAGGGAGCAGTTGGGGCTCATCCGGCCAGGGGAGATCGCCGTCATCCTGGTCCGCCCTACCCCTGGTCCCACCCCCGCGCCGCGTTGA
- a CDS encoding S1 RNA-binding domain-containing protein: MALETGSIVEGTVVKITNYGAFIELPEGKSGLVHISEIADTYVKDVKDYLKEREKVRVKILGLNDKGKLDLSVKQALSPEERQVRGRARTSFDDKLKAFLKESEERLLDLKRNTEAKRGGRRRK, from the coding sequence ATGGCGTTGGAAACAGGCAGCATCGTCGAGGGCACGGTGGTCAAGATCACCAACTACGGTGCCTTCATTGAACTCCCCGAAGGAAAGAGCGGTCTGGTGCACATATCCGAGATCGCCGACACCTATGTCAAGGACGTCAAAGACTACCTTAAGGAACGGGAGAAGGTCAGGGTCAAGATCCTCGGCCTCAACGACAAGGGCAAGCTCGACCTTTCGGTCAAGCAGGCGCTCTCGCCCGAGGAGCGTCAGGTACGAGGGCGGGCGCGCACCTCGTTCGACGACAAGCTGAAGGCCTTCTTGAAGGAGAGCGAAGAAAGGCTGCTCGACCTGAAGCGCAACACCGAGGCGAAGCGCGGCGGCCGGCGCCGGAAGTAG